TCACCAAATCCATGCAGGACCTGTCTGGCTGTTACAGGTTTGTGTGGGGCAAAGCCAAGCAAAGAGCCCGACGGTCACTTTCTCTCTGGGTGGCCTTGGTCAAATCACTAGGCTTCAAGGAGTCACAGCTTCctgttctgtaaaatggggctaataattcCACCTCACAGGATGGCTGTGGGAAGGAAATGGATACAAGTTCTTTGCAAGTACAAGGCCAGGCGAACAGTGGGCCTGTTGTTCCATCAATGTGGGGTAATTCTGCTGGCATTTTCCCCACAATTCTCCAGCATGGTGGGAGCCATGGAAAGTTCCTCAGGAGGCAGGTAACTGGTCTCCTCACCGCTGCCCACACATCTTAGGGCTCCACTCCTATTCTCATCCTGCTAGGAATGCCCTTCCTCACTGGGCCTGCCCCCATCAGCTAtccaaattattttcatctttgaaGGCCACCTTGTCTTACAATCCTTCTCTAATAACTTCTGTCCATATCAGCACTGCCCTCTTCCtacaaaataatttcagtaacACCCAACGTTTGTCCGGCACTTACATTTTACCAAAGCCTATGCTAAGCACATCCCCAGCACCAACCATCTTATTACGTACTATTATCCCCACATGAAGAAACGGAGTCTCAGGGACCTCAGGGACCTCACCAACACAGCGAGGAAGTTGGCAGAGCTGATTCCAACCTAGTGCCATCGTATTCCAAAACCTGGTTCTTAATCACTACATCATCCTACTTCGCACAGAACTGAGTTGGGCCTCCCTCCACACCTTGCTTAATTCTACTCTGGCTTACTGGCTACTATTTCCTAGGCTCCCACAATGAATATGAAAGTGATCCAACTCCACTTTCTTGCATTATGGCCTGAAAAGGGACAGGACATGGAGAACTGGATTCACGATCCATCCCTTAATTGTTGAATATGAGAGtcctcacctgtaagatgggATCAATTCCATCCACCTTTTAGGGTTGTTATGGGAATTAAAAGAACACTGTAAACCACAGAGTCTTTAGCTCTTCTGCCTTGAACTCCTGTTCTTGCTGACACTCCCTTTTATCATCTTATTCTTCGAGGTGTACCCCGAAGTTCCTCCAAGAAACGTTCTCTGTTCCCCCCAGACAGATAGGGTTGTTTCCCTGAGCTTCCTAAGTACTTTCTGTAACTAATTCCACTGAAAACACATCATCTAACACTTCAAGTGTCTTCATCCAGGTCTGTCTTCCCCCAACAGGCTGGCTGCTCCTCGAGGGAAGAGGCCCTATTCCGCTCCTCTCCAGGAAAGCTTCCAGGATGAGCCAGGCCCAAAGTTCTCAGCTGGGTTTGCCCCAAGCCGGAACCCCAAGCCTCTCTTCCCCGGAGCCACAGAGCTCGGCTCACCTAGCCTTAGCGCACAGGGCCTTGACTTCGCTCTCCTTGATGAGCTCGCAGCGCCGCAGCTGCTCGATCTGCCGGTCCAGGTCGCTGATCTCCGCCATGGCCCACCCCCCGGCGCGGGTCAGAGCCGGGGCCGCCGCCCCCTCCGCACCGCACAGGGGTCTCCTGGGAAAGGCGAAGACAAGCCCGCGGATCAGAGTGCCCCTAGGGGACGCCGGGTCGGGGTCGTGGGCAACTCGATTCTGGAGGTGGCCCGGCCTCCCCACTCCCGCCTCCCCTCACACCGGCTCCCGGGCCCCCAGCGTCCCACAGGCCGAGCAGCACCCCCGCTAACTCCCGTTGAGCCCAGCGGGCCCGCGCTGGGGACGGTGGCCTAGAGGGGTCTCAGACTATTACCGCCGCTGCGACTCCGGTTCCGGGTCCCGGGGTCCCTGTCTTCCTCCTGCCCTCCGCTTTgggccgccgccaccaccacttCTACTTCCGGCCCCGCCGCGGAAGCAGAGGAAGACTAGTTCCGCCGCGCGCCGGACGTGGCGTCATACACACACTCCCCCTCCCACGCCGCGCCTTTACCCCATCCCTTCAAGCCTGAGAGTGGAAATGAACCCAAGGAACCGGATGTCGGCAACAAGCGGACGGAAGTGATTGTGGGCTAAGCCGATTGGCGCTATGAGGGATGTTGGGCACCTCAGTCCAGTCCCCCTATCTCAGTGAGGGGAAACTGACGCTGAGCCGGGGCTCCACCCTGTAACTTTAAGTTACACgtttttgtttacctgttttagCAGGCCTCCCCCGTTACAATCCCTGAGGGATGGAACTTTGCCCTGTTTACACTTGCAGCCCCAGTGCTTACTTTGAACAAGGCCTGGAACAGTTGGCATACAGAAGTATTCGTTCAATTGTGAAGGAATTCCAGTCCGGATCTCTTTCCAGGGCCCCAGAGAAATCTCTGCTTGTGGAGGACCTCCGAAATTAGAAGTGGAAAAGAGTCCACCTTCCCCACACCAAGTCTATACCTCAGTTAACATGACCTCCCCGATTCCAGAATGGTCCCTTTGAAACCCCTCAGCTACTTGTTGTCTgcagttttactctttttttagaggaggaaactggctttaaaaggttaagtaacttgttcatggTTGCATAGCTAAGAACTTTGGGTTTGAATCGAAgttgaagtttttgtttgtttggctgcgttgggtcttcgttgctgcccgcaggctttctctagttgcagcgagcaggggctactcttcattgcagtgcgcgggcttctcattgcactggcttctcttgtggagcacagcacgccggcttcagtagttgtggctcacgggctgtagggTGCACGCagcctcaggagttgtggtgcacggacttagttgctccgtggcatgtgagatcttcccggaccagggctcaaacccgtgtcccctgcattggcaggcggattcttaaccactgcaccaccagggaagtccccaaagctgAAATCTGAACACAGGAAAGCTGTGTCCTCAGTTCTAGTTTCGTCTAATGTCACTTACTCTTTCTGGCGCTTTGTCATTAGAAACTTTATAAAACATCCCAAACTGACATTTGAAGTTCTCTGCTTCCCTAGTCTCTTGCTGCACACAGAGGAAGTGATTGGTCTTTAaacaaacttcttggtgtcagagcCCTTTTGGAATGTCCTTTTTGCTATCTTCTATGGACCCTCAATTTCTAGCTGCTTTACTTCAGACTTTGTTTCAGAGGGAGCTGAGTGAGGCTAGGCACAGAAGTGAGGCCACAGTTTGAAGGGGCACTAGACACCAGTTCTGTTTTGGATGTAGGCAACAGATGCAAATGTGCAGAGAATGATAAAGGACTAAGTTCTTAAATTCCTAGAAGGTACTAAGTTTCTATGCAGGTAACTACAGGGATTCAGTAGGTCCAGAGATCAGAaaggtgaagatttttttttttccccctctagagGAGAACTCAGACAGGAAATGGTCCACATCATGAAGTTTGGGAAGTGGCAGGACTATGTCATTGGTTATGACTAAGATCTTTAATACCCAAAAAGATCTGATATAGTTACTATTACACCCCAGCCTGGGTGAACGGAGAAGGGTTCAAAGCACGGTATAGGGGAAGTGCAGGGCCCTCATTCTGGCTTCATGGAATGCAGAAGCCACAGAGGCTCAGTTCTTAACCCAGAACCTGAGCTCCacagttctgtgtgtgtgtgtctgtgttgttGAAGTGGATGTCAGAGAGGATTCCAGGTTCTTCAAGGGGTTCCACAGCCCAGAGTCTAAGAAGTCAGTTCTAACCCCATCTCCTTTTAAGATGGGAAAACAAACAAGCTCAACAGTGCAGATTAAGAAGACATGCATTAATAATCTTGTTTCAACCAAGAAACAGTGAGGCAAGATCGCCTTAAGGACAAATtgggaataatagtacctactcctGTAGAATACTTATCATGTTGTACGGTTTATAGATTCAGGAAATCCTAGTTTCTGTCAGTGGCTGTTCTGACAGGGGCCTTCTACACCTGTGAGTTCTGGGCCTaaaactgaggctgaggctgCAGCCTCCTAAGACCAGCAGTTACACATGCGCTCCCCCACTGTAAGCCTTATCAGATGCTGCTGGTAGAAGGAACAGAGCATTTGGTGGttggaaaaaaattcacaagCTCTTCTCTTGAAGCCCTGGGCAAGTATTAAACAAAGTATTAAACTAGTCcatctccttcacctatttttCTGCTCAAGAAGGAAGAACATAATGCAAGGGCCCTTTCTTCTCTGGGCTCTgccacctcccccagccctcccctgccCTAGACACCACACACATGGACAACAGACTCCCCCTTAAATAGTTGTTTATTGGCAGTAGGCTGGAAATGGCGGAGTTAGCGTACACAGACAACACCAGGCATCAATGTCACGAGGGAGGCAAGAATGACGGGAAAGAGCAGCCTGGAGGCCCGGTTGAGGCCCCCTCTCTTCaagagtgagggtgggagggggcagggcctggAGTGTTGAGGGGGCAGCCTTAGAACACCTCCGCTTAGTAGGCATGGTTAGAGATGAAGAGGGACTCACTGGCTGCAGCCCCCGCCTTACTACTTGGGGTGTActttccttggcaggcaaggctGTTGGCCTAAAAGGGGAGAGGAGCCAGAGTGAGAAGGTTCCTTCTCAGATCCCTTCCGCCCCAGCaccctgcccacctcctgccccatCCTTACCAGGGCTCGCTTGATGTATTCTTCCTGGGCAGCCTTCAGGTTCTCCTTCTTTCCACCCCAGGCCTTCAGGGCAGAGGCCTGCAGGGCTCGGCCATAAGAGAAGGTCAGGGCCCACGGCTTCAGCAGGTGGCATTTGTTGATGGCGCTAAGGTTGATAGATGCCTCCTCCTCACTCTGGCCTCCAGATAGGAAGGTGATCCCTGTAAAAGAAGGGGGTGAAATGGGAGGAGGGCTTGTAGTCAGGGACCCGGGGGACTGGTAGGAGGCCCTAGAAGCTGACCTGGAAATTAGAGCACATGGGCACAAGGTTTATGGGTACAGTTCGTCTACCTCCCAGAGGTCAAGATGAGGGTGTGGGTCTCACCAGGGACAGCGGGGGGCACTGTGCGACGCAGCGCTGTGACCGTTGCCATGGCAATCTCCTCGTGAGAATATTTATGGGTGCAGGCGTGGCCTGGGGTTACCATATTGGGCTTCAGCAAGGTGCCTTCCAGGTAGACGTGGTGGTCACTCAGAGCCTTGTAGACAGCAGCCAGCACCTACAGCAGGGCGGGACcaaagtggggtggggtggagcagAGAGGGGGACGGGGGTCAGCCCCATGGCCCCCAGCCCAGCTCTCTAGGCAGGCAACCTACCTTCTCGGTTACATATTGACAGCGTTTCAAGTCGTGGTCCCCATCAGGGAGGATCTCAGGCTCCACGATGGGCACAATGCCATTCTGTGGGGTGAGGGACAGGGCAGCCGTGAGGCCTCCTAACCCAGAGCCCCACCTATGGCTCTCCACAGCCACTGACCAAGATCTTATCTCCATGACGACAGAGACCCCTGGCTTCACAGCCTTTGGCAGATTGCAGATCAGCCATCTCCCCAGATCCACCTGCACAACCCCTATTCTGCTCTTCTGCTTGCAGAGCCCTCCACGGGCCCAAGCCTGGTGCTTGGTGAGGATCTGGAGCAGCTGCCTTGGGGAAGGTAGGTAGCCTGGCAGATGGGTGGCAGGCTAGCTGACATGCTGGAATgaaaggaggtgggaggtggcctCTTGGGGACCTACAGGCCCACCTGCTGGCAGATGCTGGCATAACGGGCCAGAACGTTGGCGTTTTCCTTGATGGCAAGAGTGGACGGGGTGTGTTCCCCTATCTTCAGCACACAACGCCACTTGGCAAAGTCAGCTCCGTCCTTCTTGTACTGGGCACAGCGCTCCGACAGCCCATCCAGCCCTGTAGAGGGGAGGAATCAAAGCATGGCAGAGGAGGGGGCACGTGGCTCCCACACACCCTGGGCACCCAGAGGGGTACCGAGCTGGGTGGGCTGGTGGGTAGGGCCGGGAGCTAAACGGTTCTCACCTTGGGTGGTTGTCTCGCCGTTTGTTCCTGCCAGGGGTACCACACCCTTGTCTACCTGTTGCGCAACAACACAGGACAGGGAAGTGAGCTCTCGTGCCCTTGTCTCCTCTGTAGCCCCACCCTGTCCCGGCTTTACTTCATCTCTCAAGTATCTTtcctggtttgcaaatatttcacgTAGTCACGTTATCTGATCCTATAGAGCAGGACACACACCCAGAGCTGGGGCTCCTACCACTTACTAACCCTATAAGTAAAACACTTCATGGCCTTGAGCGTCTGGTTTTTCAATTGTATAATAAGCATAACACCTGCCTCTCACAATTGCAAGGATTAAAAATGCCAAGCAGGTCCTAtatgtttctagcttttttaCACACGATTGGGAGGTGATCTGGGGCAGACTCCACCCAAGTCTCCAGGATCCCGACCCGAAGTTCATCCCCCAGCCTGCTACTCTGGATTTCTTTCCCCCAGATCCATCGTACATCTCacaccctgaggcctagcccccTCACCTTGATGCCCACAACACCACCCTTGGCTTTGATAACTTGGGGGAAGGGACGCCCATCATCTGCCTTCTGGTAGAGCGTCTCATGAAAGAGGATGACGCCCCCAATGCAGGGATTCACGCGGTCGTCGGCAGTCAGCAGCAGTTGGCGGTAGAAGCGCCGATTCTCCTCGGTGTTCTCAGTGCCAATGGACTGCAGTCGCTTGGCAATGCTCCCTGGAGGGGAGCATCACATGGGAATCAGGGGATCAGCCTATCACCCCCAACCTGGGGCCCTCCTCCCACTGTGTCCTGCCCGCACCGGTGGACTCATCTGCAGCCAGGATGCCCTTGCCCGGAGCCACGATCCGGTGAGCAATGTCAGAGAGCTCCTTCTTCTGCTCCGGGGTCAGCGCTGGGTATTGGTGGGGCATGGTGCCTGTCAGTTCCTGGGTAGGAGACAGACCAGGGAGGGCTAGTTAGCAGGGACTTCCCGTGGTCTCCCAATGAGCAAGGCCCCTTGCCTGGAGGTCAGGGCAAAGGTTCCCTACCTCTCCTGCCCCACAACTGGCAGGTCTCGGGGCACTTCCTGTCCCCAGCTCTCCCCTACACCCGACTTCCCTATACTAGGCCTGCCTCCTGTACCTTTCCTAACTCTGTTTGTTGCTGGGTGTTGCCCAGCTGAGGGTGGGGCTGTATACTGGCATCTGGGGTAAAGGGAAAAGGCCAGAGGCACGGACAGGCAAGTCACGTGGAAGCCGGACCCTCCTGGCTTGCGCTCTGCCATGGGGTCACCTTGCCTGGAAGCAAAACCGAACCACGGTATTTTAGAATTAGAGATTGTGCAGAAGGCCCAACCTCCTCATCTGAAAGcagacagagaagggaagaggtCTGTGTTTCAAGCCACACAGCAACCCTAGAGCCAGATGTGAGAGTAGAACCCAGATCTTCTGTTACAGGAGTGTTCCTCGCAGTCCACTCGAGATCCCAGGGCTGGCTCAGGCTCCATGGCCTCAAGGACACCCCCAAGGTCAGGCTTCTCCCCCCACGGTCGGGGGAGGTTGTTAGAAAAAGGGTGTTAGGAAAAAGGCAGGAGGGTCATCAGAAGCCCAGAAAAGGGCCGCAGAGGAAGCCTAGCCCAAGGTGGAGGAAAGGGGTGAGGTTTGTCGTTCTCACTGCTCATACAGGGTGCGAGAACGTGGAGGAGAGGCAagtgcccacccacccccccctgaAAAATGCTCATGTCTGCTCTGCGGCTGCAGCTGTTCCAGGCTCAGAATCAAGGTCACCGATAAGGAAAAATAGGGAGTGTTCACGCGGCATCAGAAGCTGCCGAGGGGGTTTCCCCTCCTCGGCGGGGGCACCCGTCTCCCGACAGGGACCAACCACATGCTTTCGGGAACCCTGAGGCAGTATATGAGCTGGCCCCCACCCCTCGAGGCCTCCTAGGATCCCTGCAGAGGCAAAGTGGCCGTAATACTTGCACCAAGAGTCCTAACaagaaaaggggagggggaaatggtacTTTATCTCgccctgcttccttcctccctgctgtGACTCAGCACGGAGCGGCCCTTGGACTGCGCAACAAACCGCGGGAGCTCAAGATGGAAGAGTTGGGGAGTCTGGGCTAGGAGCACAGTTGTGGGTGATGGTGGAGAGGGGAGATGCTGGGCCCGGGTGGGGGGCTCCGCGCGGACGCCCGACCCGCCATTACACCCCGGATCCTTCTCCACGACCCTCTCCCTGACCTTCGCACGTGGCGAGGGGCGCTCACCTGGCACAGGAGAGGGGCGGATTGGCGGGGTGCAGTGGTGGAGGGCCGTGGTCCGGCGAGTGGAATGAGGGAGCGAACGCGGCAGTCGGCACCGGGACTCTGGTTCTACGGCGCGTTCCAAGGGGAACGCAGCCTACTCAACTCCCGAGGGGGGtgcgcgggggtgggcgggcaggACGTGGTGCCGCGCCTTATAAAGGCACCGCGCCACCCTCCGCGGGGTTTTTCCCTTTGCAGGGGGCCGGAGGCGCCCCGGCGTCCAATTGCAGGCGAGGGACTGTGCGAGAGTCCGCCCCCTGAAAGGCGAAGCCCGGAGGCGGCGCTTGCGCGAGGACAGTGCGGCGAGAACAcgatcccttcccccaccccatccccctcgGACGTGACTCGGGCCACATCCCGCGGGTCGCGggggccctcccctccctctgccttctcctccccccaccccccccgcttGGCGTGCTTTGGGGCGCTGTGACTCAGCCGATTTGGGGCACCGGCAgagatggggatggggtggggtcgGTTCGGGGGAAAAGCGGGTGGCAGAGCCcgagaagactgaggctcagctTCCCCCGCCACGGGCCCAGTCCAGCGGCCCGGGGCAGCCCCAGCTTCCGGCTGCGCTGAGGCAGCGTGCGTCGCGTTGTAACCGAATCCAGAGGTCAAACGACTGCGAGCCCCGGTGGAAGAGAGGGCGGCGAGGGCCGCGAGGAGACGGCAGGGGCTGGCAAGGGGCGGAGGCGAGGCGGCAGCGGTTCCGGGTGTCCCGCGGGGAGAGTGCCTCCGCCGCATCTGCGCCCCATTCCGGCGGGTCTGGCTCCCGGGACCGGGAGAGCGTATGCGCCCGCCGCCCGGGCCACCTCTCGAAAGCCAGACCCAGCGGAAACCCGCCGGCTACCGCTCTGCCCAAGCAAGTCTGGGGATGCGGGGCCAGAGTCCCTGTGAAACTTCTCCCTGGCACTGACTTCCTTCTCCAAAATAAAATCCGTCCCCCAGCTGTCAGCCTCCCAGATATTTTTCTAGCTTCCCCATCCTACCCGCCAGGACTCCCCTCTTAATTCCGACGCCTtcagcccagccccacccccgctCAGTCCTGCTGGCGCCCACCTGCAAGGAGGAGGCTGAAGGAGCGGGCAGAGCCTGGTCAACAGCGACTGAGTCAGGCCACGCCCGGGCAGGTTATAAGGCAGCTCCTGCCCTACCCCCAACCAATGTCCCCGACCTTCTCCGGTGACCCTTGCCCTTTCCTCGCCACAGATCCCCTGGCAGGGGATCTATATTTAGGGAAACCTGAAGCTCCTGACATTCATGCCAGCTGTGGGCCTAAAGTGAAGGATGGGGAGGAAGCTGTGGGCCTGCCTctttggggggtggagggagggtccCCTGCCCACTCACCAGTACTTCAGAGGAGGTTTCTTCCTTGGAAATCCAGACTGAGGCCCTCAAAAGGTTGTCAGGAGAAATCTTTGGACAGGGAtctgtggggagggaaggagggtagGGAACTCAGATCTGTGGccttccctgcctcctcctctgctcccctGACTCCGGGCCTCTCGATGGCTGCTGTGATTCTCTGGAGCCCGTTTCTTCAGAGGGAGGGCAGATGCAGGCACTACACTCACCTCAGAATAACTAAGAGTCCGTGGACAGGGTGTGCCTGGGGTACCCCTACACCCTGACACTCAAGGCCCAAGTGTGTCCCATAATGCTCACTGTGGTGAGCAGTGTCCCCCACCCTCACCTTCAAATATGATCATTTacttggggagggggacaggaggGCAGGGGCACCTGCCAGAGCACCAGCCACTCTCTCTTCTGGCCCTCCAAAGGGGCTGCCATCCAGCTGGCGGAGGGCTCCTTGAGTCCCACTCTGCAGGGAGCCAGGCTCTCCACTGCTGGTTCCCAGGCTGGTGAGGTGGGTAGGCCATTTGTGGTTCCAATAGCCTGGAGAAAGGTGTCCTGAGGCCCCTCAGGGAACAGGGCATGTGGGCCCTGGGAGATGGCCGCTCCCCAAAGGGCAGGGACCCTGGGTCTTGTCATCGGAGCTTGATCTCAAAGCAGAGACAGTTGAGGCTCTGGCAGTCAGGAAGCTGGCACGCACAGGCACAGTCACAGAGCGGGCAGCAGCGAGGGCGGTGAGGGGCCCAATCCTGAGGGAGAGGAGAACGGGGTGAGGGAGttgggcaggaggaagggggaCCAGAGCCTGAAGCTGTTTCCTTCTCAGGGGAGAAGGGAACAGAGTGGCCTGGAAAGTCCCATTTGCCCAGTGGATCAGAGGGTACCATCCAC
The DNA window shown above is from Kogia breviceps isolate mKogBre1 chromosome 14, mKogBre1 haplotype 1, whole genome shotgun sequence and carries:
- the ALDOA gene encoding fructose-bisphosphate aldolase A; the encoded protein is MPHQYPALTPEQKKELSDIAHRIVAPGKGILAADESTGSIAKRLQSIGTENTEENRRFYRQLLLTADDRVNPCIGGVILFHETLYQKADDGRPFPQVIKAKGGVVGIKVDKGVVPLAGTNGETTTQGLDGLSERCAQYKKDGADFAKWRCVLKIGEHTPSTLAIKENANVLARYASICQQNGIVPIVEPEILPDGDHDLKRCQYVTEKVLAAVYKALSDHHVYLEGTLLKPNMVTPGHACTHKYSHEEIAMATVTALRRTVPPAVPGITFLSGGQSEEEASINLSAINKCHLLKPWALTFSYGRALQASALKAWGGKKENLKAAQEEYIKRALANSLACQGKYTPSSKAGAAASESLFISNHAY